ACCCTTTCTAAAAGTGCTCAATTTCCCTCCATATCTACACACCTTCTTGTAACTGGCAGGAAACTTCAAGGGGAAAGATAGGGAAAGCAACCCTGGAGTATGCAAAGGCAAATTCTAATACCCCCAATATGGGCTTGTCCAACTCTGTGATAGCCCAAGCAGGTTTCCACTCTATGAGCTTGAGATAATCAACTTCATCTGGAGATTTAACCACTTTGAAGTGCTACGGATACTCGTGTATCCACTTGCTCCTAAAATTAGCTGGCAAACCAAACTCTTTCTTGAAATGAGCAATTTTGTCCAAAGGAAGCCATTTATCGACCGACATCGTCAACATCCTGGTCACGTATTCAACAGCCGTGCCAGAATGTCCCCTAATcaatctctcctcttcctctaaCAAGTCTTCAGCTTCTTTAGTCAATTCCAAACCGCAATACCCCCTTCTGATTATACAACTCAAAACAGTTTTGTTGACTTCCGAATAAAATCCACTATACCGTTTGCTTGGCTATAGATCCAGCGATCTCACAAGGATTATCATCTCGGGTTCCTTTTTCAACATTTCCATCAAAACCAACACCTTTGACACCACTTTTGCTTCCCAGTGGCAATTTCAAGATCATGGACCCTCTTGTCCTTGTTCCTATCTTGCACTCTCTTGCTGGTGGTCATGAATCTACGCCGTGACGAGTTAAGTAAAATCTCGCCAAAACTCAAGTTTCCTCTCAGGGTAGGCGAATGCACTGGTGAGGCAACAAAGCAACCAAACTCTCTTGCCGTGCTCCATTCATTCGAGAAAGCCACTGTTTTACCAATGATTTGAAGACGGGTCATCTCAAGATGGTAATGCCTCGCtccaaattcaagaaacaagcccAAGAAAAGCAAATGCCTCTCACTCAGGGCAAACATCAAACGGCTTACGTGCAATGGAACGAGGAACAACAAGAACCCAAGACAAAAACATTCGAGAAGATCGCCGTAAATGCGCGATTACCAACTCTCTCGGATCACTCAATCAGCATCAGTCTCGACTTCGACGGAAGCTGGTTGGGATTTCAGgtcaggaagaagaagaagaagaagaagaagaagaagaagaagaagaatgcaaTGGACACTTTGTCGCCCTTGTCATAGCTTGTCCCTCTGTTTCATGTGCTTGACAACAAACCATTCATGAATAACATGAAAAACTTTCTCTAACTGTGATAGTGATGCAAATAATACAGCCTTATATGCTCTTAGGAGCTTGATCGAGCATGGCATGCTATTCAAAGATCATAGGACTTCATCAAGCTTGAGAAGAGACGCAACTAAAAGCAAGTTATTcaatatcatttcaaataacttcaaataaaatgaaatttatcaaCCATGGTAATTTGTCATAAagtaaaaaacataaaattatttaGTGCAATATGTTTTTAACTACACATAATAGTAGTTCGGTTTAAGGCTAACGGTTTGTGGATATCATGGTTTTATGAGCCCAATAAGAAATCTAGTCACAATATTTGAAAGCTAATTACCCAACATCATCTCCATTTAATTcgcaataattttcttttgataagtaAAAGAACTTTCTAGCAAAATGGCGTCCAGCAAATGCTAGCCCATGTAACAAATCCTGAACACAATTTATATTAtcaatgaggtataagaaagaACCGAAAAAACCTGTGGAAAGCCATCTATCATTCAAACTAAAGAACGAGTCTTCCTATTTTCAAAGGCGATATCAGGACAAATGAGGAATAAGCTGGATCAGCCTGCTATTGGTTTAGTGTTTACAGATGTAAATGCAAGTTTGTCTAATTAAATCTATACAACAGAAGCTCAAAACTTTGAACTTGTGAAGAAAAATACTGAAAAGCAAGTTATCTTGACAGCTTGAACAAGAACATTTGACCTTAAATTGAATCATGAGGCTTGTATGCATGGTCAATTTTACTAATATCCATGAAGGAGCTGTCTTCACCTGCGATATCCTCCAATTCACTGATGGCTTCATCTTGGTCAAGCTGCATTGGAATGCCTTCATCCTCAGGGCCACCCTCAAGCACATCATTTTCTGCCATATCCAATAAGTCCGTaaaagtttctatctttttcttcctttctctatGACCAATAAGGCTTAGGaccttttccttccaaataaccAGCGGACATTTTTGAATCAGTTCTGCACCTTCATAAGCTTTTGTCAAGAACACAATAAACCTCTTCCCCCTCTCAAAGACATAGAAGATGCCAAAATGCTTCAACAGGAGTCTCATAAGCTTCTGAGGCATCACAAATTCTCATCAAAAGTGCGCGAGATGATTGGTTACCAACCTCTGTTCCATTGTGAAGCTGAGTAGCTCATGCATCACCACGATGGCCCTCTTATCGAATTCTTTCGATCCAGCTTGGAGGCCACGTGCATCAGCATAAGGAGATAACTAACACCTTTTTTGAAAGTGTTCAATCTTCTCTCCATATCTATACACCTTCTTGTAACTGGCAGGAAACTTCAAGGGGAAAGATAGGGAAAGCAACCCCGGAGTATGAGAGGCAGATTCTCATACAACCAATACGGCTTTTTCCAACTCTGTGGTAGCCCAAGCAGGACTCCACTCTTCGAGCTCGAGATAATCAACTTCATCCATAGATTTAACCACTTTGAAGTGCGCAACAGAAGGCCATTCAATAGCTAATGGCCTGGTCAAAAAAGGGCCATAAACTATAAGACTCAGTAATGCGAGGACCAGTTCGCAGCACTCCCAACTCTAGGCATGCTGGACTCCTTTGTCTCCGCATCCACTTTGTGAATGTAGCACCGCACACTTGGCCAGAGCTGTCCACCCTAGGAACCGACTTCACCTCATTAATTGGGTGGTCATAACTCCTCAAACCTCTGCAGCCAGTAAAGAAGCATCCTGAGTTGGAAAAGAAGGCAACGTTAAAAGGTGAACGATTTGGCACTAGAAAACCATTGGAAGAGCAACATTGTAGGTGAAAATGCACATCAAAACATGCATACAGATGAAGAAAACCATTTTAACACCTTCCAACTCTTGCCAAACCTTATACATCTTTACTTCCTATAAGTCTTCCCTATGTCGTTAACCAATAATATAACATTCTCCTATGGACGCTGCTTAATATCAGCAGAATTCATTCAtccttattttcaaatttcgatGCATGGAGGAAACTGCGGTGAAGCCACATCAGCAATCCGTAAAAATAACTACCTTTAGGGAATGGTGCAAAAGATTTCCCACAGTCCTTCTTCACTACATCTGCACCGTCCAAGAAAACAAGATTGCCTTCAGCATCACTTACCCAGAAGAAAGGAACACTTCCATCAACATCTTGCTGACTAAGAGATCAGAAGGATTAGATAGATCAGAGGGGAGGAAGAAATAGAGAGCAACACCCCAGATTGAAACGATGCAACGTACTTAGGGCAGCCAGAAAAGTGGTTTTCGAAGAGCTGTCAAAGAGCACAAATGCAAACTTCCCATTGGTGTCTCTCACAACTTGCTCGGAAGGGTGAGGCCCGATCTCTCAGAATTCTATGCATTTCATTGACAATGATCATCTCATTAGCCATCTTGTTCAATCCAAATTGCTGCTTAAGAAGAGTAACATTCTCTATGTGTCCTTGAAACAAGCAGAAGATGTCATCCACAACAGCAAACAATCTGCCACAGAGGGTAAGACAAGTCAAAATCTAAGTGCGAGGAGGCATTTGAGGAACAAAGACAGTAGCACAATTTCTGTGAATTGACACTccaataaatttctttttctggcTCTCAGAATGAACAGAAGACTCGAGTGTCTCTTTCTCCTTTAGGCTGAGACTTGGGAACTGCTCATTAACATCACAATGAAGTCCAACCAAAATCAGTTTTGATCTACCATTGGTATTAAAATACCCAACCCCCTCCAGAATCCTTTGATTAGGGAAACCAAATAgaaatttatcaagaaaaagcaTATAACTTCGAGTGAGGAAATGAGCCAGCATTTCTCCAGATTTTTTGATAATATGTTAATAAAAAGGTTGCTTTTTCGATGCACCAAATAAAATCGAAAGCTTGTTTTTTCGTGTTTTGTTAATTTGGGACAAATGACTCATATAATTGACTATGGTAGCCCTACCTCACCAGCGTTCGCTTATGATCCTCACAATGTATCTGCAAAACAACCACAGGATATGAGCCGAGGGcacaaaaaaaatgatgttgGGAAGAGAACATACAACAAACGCTGAAAATGTAGAGGAGTAGATTGTGGAACACTATGATACTTGGAGATTCTCTTGCAAAGCATAGTGCATCATTCACAATTTGTTTGGTGGGTCACTCAAGTGCAAAAATAGGCACTCTTTTTGGGCAGCAAGCGGAGTTCAAGATAATTCATCAACATAGCAAGAGGCAGCACTGCAAACGTTTCGTCCTTCGGATGTCAATGGATGGTTTTCAGAAACTTATGCGAAAAAACTTCATGAGCTAAATCAGTTTGTGTTAAGCATCGAACTGTGgaattagaatagaaattgatgCCTCCAAAACCAAAAACTTACCCGAACGCTAGAAAACTCACTATAGATGGAGGAATGAATCAGGCAGCTACAAATGAAGCGAAAGCGG
The nucleotide sequence above comes from Eucalyptus grandis isolate ANBG69807.140 chromosome 2, ASM1654582v1, whole genome shotgun sequence. Encoded proteins:
- the LOC104423618 gene encoding LOW QUALITY PROTEIN: uncharacterized protein LOC104423618 (The sequence of the model RefSeq protein was modified relative to this genomic sequence to represent the inferred CDS: inserted 2 bases in 1 codon; deleted 2 bases in 1 codon), with protein sequence MHYALQENLQILTCLTLCGRLFAVVDDIFCLFQGHIENVTLLKQQFGLNKMANEMIIVNEMHRILRDXGPHPSEQVVRDTNGKFAFVLFDSSSKTTFLAQDVDGSVPFFWVSDAEGNLVFLDGADVVKKDCGKSFAPFPKGCFFTGCRGLRSYDHPINEVKSVPRVDSSGQVCGATFKVDAETKESSMPRVGSAANWSSHY